A genomic region of Nymphaea colorata isolate Beijing-Zhang1983 chromosome 2, ASM883128v2, whole genome shotgun sequence contains the following coding sequences:
- the LOC116248496 gene encoding uncharacterized protein LOC116248496 codes for MWSFASNVISGNVKCEKPRECGSDCSDDEASSCISREERLECPVCWESFNIVENVPYVLWCGHTLCKNCVLGLQWAVVKFPTLPVQLPLFISCPWCQLLSFRLVWKGNLKFPRKNFFLLWMVESMNGDRMKSLSDLSGERGASWPSNVNQPSVGHVSHHGRRTTPMRQEQLHRGRDHDRQLPDYLNIEWLHSSFRKSLVFFMHLTAKFPLVLIFLLIVLYVIPASAAILALYIIITILFALPSFLILYFAYPSLDWLVREIVT; via the coding sequence ATGTGGAGTTTCGCTTCAAATGTCATATCTGGAAATGTCAAGTGTGAAAAGCCTAGAGAATGTGGCTCTGATTGCTCGGATGATGAGGCTTCCTCATGTATCAGCAGAGAGGAAAGGCTAGAATGCCCGGTTTGTTGGGAATCCTTCAACATCGTGGAGAACGTACCCTATGTTTTATGGTGTGGCCACACACTTTGTAAAAATTGTGTACTTGGGCTACAATGGGCTGTTGTGAAATTCCCTACCCTTCCAGTGCAGCTTCCACTCTTCATTTCTTGCCCATGGTGTCAATTATTGTCATTTCGCCTGGTCTGGAAGGGAAATCTCAAGTTTCCCCGCAagaattttttccttctttggatGGTGGAAAGCATGAATGGTGACAGGATGAAATCTCTTTCAGATCTATCTGGTGAGAGAGGGGCCAGTTGGCCTTCGAATGTCAACCAGCCTTCTGTTGGTCACGTTAGCCATCATGGTAGAAGGACAACTCCGATGCGTCAAGAGCAGCTACACCGAGGTCGGGATCATGATCGCCAACTTCCTGATTACCTAAACATAGAGTGGCTGCACTCATCATTCCGCAAGTCACTGGTTTTCTTCATGCACCTGACAGCTAAGTTTCCACTTGTTCTTATATTCCTGTTGATTGTGCTCTATGTGATACCTGCTAGTGCTGCAATCCTGGCTCTTTACATCATCATCACGATCCTGTTTGCGCTGCCATCTTTCCTGATACTTTATTTCGCATATCCTAGTTTGGATTGGCTGGTCAGAGAGATTGTCACATAG